A window of the Hippoglossus stenolepis isolate QCI-W04-F060 chromosome 8, HSTE1.2, whole genome shotgun sequence genome harbors these coding sequences:
- the pdp1 gene encoding pyruvate dehydrogenase phosphatase catalytic subunit 1 translates to MHVTSQLLRGLPRSKVLASTLLPCQQHRSHSAHRPASRRLQGHQHLRSYQTAAVLRSYILSPPQVNSILKANEYSFKVPEFDGKNVSAVMGFESNQLPANAPIEDRRSAATCLQTRGMLLGVYDGHAGCACAQALSERLFYYIAVSLLPHDTLCELEAAVESGRALSPILQWHKSPNDYFSREAQTLYFNSLRTYWQELIDLTSPGEIPDTREALLNAFKRLDNDISLEAQVGDPNAFLHYWVLRVAFSGATACVAHIDGSDLYIANAGDARAVLGVQEEDGSFSAHTLSNDHSAQNEEEMARIRGEHPLSERKTVIRQDRLLGLLMPFRAFGDVKFKWSIELQKRVLESGPDQLHENEHTKFIPPNYHTPPYLTAEPEITHHKLRPQDRFMVIGSDGLWETLHRQEVVRVVGEYITGVHQRQPLKVGGYKVTLGQMQGLLEERKARVSSAFEDYNVATHLMRHAVGNNEFGTVDHERLSKMLSLPEELARMYRDDITIIISQFNPHVIGAQRPEGQS, encoded by the exons ATGCACGTGACATCTCAGTTGCTCAGGGGTTTGCCCCGCTCCAAGGTCTTGGCCTCCACTCTGTTACCATGCCAACAGCACCGGTCCCATTCGGCACACCGACCTGCCTCAAGACGGTTGCAGGGTCACCAGCACTTACGAAGTTACCAGACTGCCGCCGTGCTCCGTAGCTACATCCTCTCACCACCACAGGTCAACTCCATTCTCAAAGCCAACGAGTACAGCTTCAAG GTGCCAGAGTTTGATGGGAAGAATGTATCAGCTGTAATGGGATTTGAGAGTAACCAGCTGCCAGCCAACGCTCCCATAGAGGACCGTCGCAGTGCGGCCACATGCCTGCAGACACGAGGAATGCTGCTGGGTGTGTACGATGGCCATGCGGGCTGCGCCTGCGCTCAG GCGCTCAGTGAGAGGTTGTTTTACTACATAGCAGTGTCTCTGCTGCCCCATGACACGCTGTGTGAACTGGAGGCAGCGGTAGAGTCCGGCAGGGCCCTCAGTCCCATCCTGCAATGGCACAAAAGCCCCAATGACTACTTCAGCAGGGAGGCTCAGACTCTCTACTTCAACAGCCTGCGGACCTACTGGCAGGAGCTGATCGATCTCACCAG CCCGGGGGAGATTCCAGACACCCGTGAGGCTCTGCTGAACGCGTTCAAGAGGCTGGACAATGATATTTCTCTGGAGGCTCAG GTTGGAGACCCGAACGCTTTCCTGCACTACTGGGTTCTGAGAGTGGCCTTTTCTGGAGCAACGGCTTGTGTGGCTCACATCGACGGATCAGACCT GTATATAGCCAATGCAGGAGATGCTCGGGCAGTGTTGGgggtgcaggaggaggatggcTCCTTCAGCGCTCACACGCTCTCTAATGACCACAGCGCCCAGAACGAGGAAGAGATGGCACGGATAAGAGGGGAACACCCTCTATCGGAGAGAAAGACCGTTATAAGACAG GACCGGTTGCTCGGCCTCCTCATGCCGTTCCGTGCGTTCGGGGATGTGAAGTTCAAGTGGAGCATCGAACTGCAGAAGCGCGTGTTGGAGTCTGGACCTGATCAGCTCCATGAAAACGAACACACCAAGTTCATCCCACCCAACTATCACACACCACCGTACCTGACCGCTGAGCCTGAGATCACGCACCACAAGCTGCGGCCACAGGATCGCTTCATG GTGATCGGCTCTGACGGCCTCTGGGAGACCCTCCACAGACAGGAGGTGGTTCGCGTTGTGGGCGAGTATATAACGGGAGTGCACCAGCGTCAGCCACTCAAAGTCGGAGGCTACAAGGTCACCCTGGGACAGATGCAGGGGCTCCTCGAAGAGAGGAAGGCTCGAGTGTCCTCGGCTTTCGAGGATTACAACGTAGCGACCCATCTGATGCGTCACGCGGTGGGAAACAACGAGTTTGGCACGGTGGACCACGAGAGGCTGTCAAAAATGCTGTCGCTGCCTGAGGAGCTGGCTCGCATGTACCGTGATGACATCACCATCATTATCTCTCAGTTCAACCCTCATGTGATCGGAGCACAGAGACCGGAAGGGCAGTCCTGA